In Flavobacterium luteolum, the DNA window TCGATATTCGTCATATCAACAAAATGAAACTTAATACCTGAATCTTTGTAAACACGAGAAAACATCCTGTATGTTCCGCCATATAAATCATCCATCGCAATAATTTCGTCTCCGGCTTTAAAAGATCTTAAAACACAGTCTGTCGCAGCAAGACCAGACGAAAATGCTAATCCGCGAGTTCCGTTTTCAATACTTGCCAAAGCGTCTTCTAAAGCAGTACGAGTAGGATTCGAAGCTCTACTATATTCATAATCTGCCAAAGGTTTTCCTGGACTTGTTTGTACAAATGTTGAAGTCTGATACACTGGTGGCATCACAGCTCCTGTACTTGGATCATGATGTTGTCCTCCGTGAATTACTTTTGTATTGAATTTCATATAGTTATAAATTTTAATTCCTTAATTCTTTTACAAATTTACCGCTTAATTTATTTTATCGCGACACAACTTCTTACCTTTGTAGATAATTAACACTTTTTGATATGAAAAATTACTTATTTATACTCTTTTTGTGTTTGATTTTTACAAGTTGCAAAAAAGAGCTTTCATTTGAAAATGAAACGTTTGAAGAGAAATCTACTGTACCGTGCACAAATGACTGCCCAAAAATCACCATAGAAGTTCCAATTGCTAAAAATATTAAAGTAACATCAGACAGCATCAATAAAAAAGTCTTTGCTGTTATTAAGGAGATTGTTTTTTTTGAAGAAGATTCAGTAAAAGTCAATGATTACAAAGCGTTGTCAAAATCTTTTATTACTTCATACGAAGAAATGCATCAAAAATTTCCGAACGATACTTTTGGCTGGGAAGCAAAAATAATCGGGAATGTAGAATTTCAATCAGACCAAATTCTGAATTTAAAAATTGATCATTACACTTTTACTGGTGGCGCACATGGTTATCAAGGTTACCGTTCGTTACTATTCGATAAAAAAACAGGAAAAACCATTTTCAATAAACAGTTGTTTAAAAACGAAAATGAGTTTAAAACTTTTGCTGAGAAAACATTTAGATCGAAATATAAAATTCCCGAAAAAGCCAACATTAATGCTACAGGTTTAATGTTTGAAGGTGACAAATTCCAACTGCCGCAGAATATATTTTATACTTCTGAAGGTTTACTTTTATATTACAACTCATACGAAGCCGCTTCTTACGCAGATGGTCCAAAAGAGCTTTTATTCCCATACGAAGAAGTAAAAAAATATTTAAATTTTCAGTAGATAATTTCAGTATGAATTAGACACACTGCAGTACGTGTCTACAGAAAAACCTTAGAACCTTAGTATCTCAGCAACTCAGAACCTTAGTTTACTGAACATCATATTTCATTTTACGCAAAACTCGTAAAGCTTCTTTAAAAGAAGAATAGATATTCTTATAAGGTTTCAAAAGCAATTTTGCATCAATTAGCTTCTGTCTGGCATCTTCGAAACCATTCAGATGGCAAATCATAAAAGTAGAAGGAAGGTTTTCTAAATCTTTCATTTCACGTTCAGATAATGACATCTCTTTTTCCAGTTTTCTAAGCAGCGCTATATTAGAATTATAAATATGGTGCAACATTTTTCGGTTAAACTCTGGTGGCTGAAAAAGCATTTGGCGATCAATTTTATAATAACCGTTGTCAAAAAAATAAATCGTTTGTTCTTCTAACGGATAATAACTCGTTTTGTCATTTAAGCCAAGTGGCACGTACTCTGTGATGGTAAAAGTATCATCATTATATTCGATTGTAACAACGTCCTGAGCCGAATAAAAAAGCTTAATCTGTTCGTTTATCAGTTCAATATCAACACGAGACAAATAAGTTTTATCGCGTAAT includes these proteins:
- a CDS encoding DUF3298 and DUF4163 domain-containing protein, with translation MKNYLFILFLCLIFTSCKKELSFENETFEEKSTVPCTNDCPKITIEVPIAKNIKVTSDSINKKVFAVIKEIVFFEEDSVKVNDYKALSKSFITSYEEMHQKFPNDTFGWEAKIIGNVEFQSDQILNLKIDHYTFTGGAHGYQGYRSLLFDKKTGKTIFNKQLFKNENEFKTFAEKTFRSKYKIPEKANINATGLMFEGDKFQLPQNIFYTSEGLLLYYNSYEAASYADGPKELLFPYEEVKKYLNFQ